GAATCACTTCATCCTGTTCCAGCCGATCTACCAGATCGCGGTCCGCAACAGCGTGAAGGACTTTCCGCTGACCGCAGCAGGGTGGCAGCTGGAGACCGGAAAGGTCACGCTGGCCTGATAAGCAAAGCTGGGGGAATCACCTTTCTCCAGCCTTTTACTTTCGTAAACGCGCGAGCCGGTGCGCGGCTTCCGCGTTCACCGCCCCCTCCGGCAGGCGCCCCGCGGCCAGCGCCGCCACTTGGCGCACCGTGTCCATCGCCTGGTGCTCCGCCGCTTGCGGCGTGAGGCCACCCAGGTGCGGGGTCGCTACCACGTCCAGCCGGGCGGCGAGGCGGGGGGATGGCATCTGGTCCGGCGCGCGGCCCACATCCATCGCGGCGCCGGCGAGGTGGCCGGAGTCCAGCGCTGCCTCCAGCGCGGCCTCGTCCACCAGCTCCCCGCGGGACAGATTGATGAAGAAGGCGCCGCGGCGCATGGCGGCGAATGCGCGCGCGTCCATGAGGTTCGCGGTTTCCGGCAGGGCGATGGCGAGGCAGACGACGAAATCCGCCGAGAGCGCCTCGCCGAAGCCGGCGACCTGCACGCCCGGCTCTTCCGGGGACGTGTAGGGGTCGTAAGCCAGCACGCGCATTCCCAGGGCACGCGCGATCGCGGCCAGACGGCGCGCGATGCGGCCGTAGCCGATCACCCCGAGCGTCGCGGCAGAGAGCTGTGCGCCGGTGCGGGGCGGCGGGATCTCGCCGCGGTGATAGGCGCCGGCCGAGCGGGATACGCCGCGCGCCAAGTCCACCATCATTCCAATGCCCAACTCCGCCACCGCATCCACGAAGCCGGGCGTCGCGCGGGTGACGAGGACGCCGTGGGCGGAGGCGGCAGGCACGTCCACCGTGCTGATGTCCACCGCGCAGCGCAGGAAGGCGACGAGGTCCGGCGCCGCGGCGAAGGTGGCCGCCGTGCCGGGGCTCCCGCGA
This genomic stretch from Longimicrobium sp. harbors:
- a CDS encoding NAD(P)-dependent oxidoreductase, giving the protein MKVFLSHTAETFPGYFGDRALAALQEHAEVVRNPTDRDLRDAELAQAAAGCHAIIAYRGSPGTAATFAAAPDLVAFLRCAVDISTVDVPAASAHGVLVTRATPGFVDAVAELGIGMMVDLARGVSRSAGAYHRGEIPPPRTGAQLSAATLGVIGYGRIARRLAAIARALGMRVLAYDPYTSPEEPGVQVAGFGEALSADFVVCLAIALPETANLMDARAFAAMRRGAFFINLSRGELVDEAALEAALDSGHLAGAAMDVGRAPDQMPSPRLAARLDVVATPHLGGLTPQAAEHQAMDTVRQVAALAAGRLPEGAVNAEAAHRLARLRK